The nucleotide sequence TGTTAATGAAAATCATGAAAAAATAGTACGTGTTAATAATGAAAAACTAATATTGTTGTGCACCACATGGATTTAGAAACTCACAAAAATCTGTAGATCTAGAACAAGTAAGTAAGACGGATGAATGTCTGTTACAAATGATTATTATTAGTATAAATGTTTTATTCATAGTAGATACTATGGCCatagaatttaattttttaaggtAAATGTATTGGTCAGTTTATTTAATGAAGACAACAATGCGTAAGTTAAGTGCAAGGAAAACAGAACTCTTAAcaaagaaaatgtaatttttaaaaatgtttaaaagcgATTTATGAGTAAATTAGGTCCACCGAAAGAAAGGGGAAACGGAAACCGTAGCAAAGCGTACAAGCATACTTCGGGTTAagcataaaaatgtaaaagacATAGCACTGATTAcgtaattaaaaatgtattttttcaATTCTCTTGACTCCCTCTTTAAACCTCAACGAAAAGCAAACAGTATTAAAATGTAGAACACGCAAACCTAAGGAATCTAAGGGCAGTCAGGAAAAAGGAACGTAAAGTCAGACACCCCAACCTCTTCCTGTTTCCACTCTTTTTTTCTGCTTTCAAGGGTCCAACCCCACCTCGCACATGATTACTCACATGTCAGCAGAAAAAGAAGATTTATTACCAAGAAACCCAAAACCAAATGTTGGCCGTTTCTCTTTATTTTGGTTACCTTTTGTTTTTACCTTTCAACTACCTTTTTCATTTGACCCATTCTGAGGTCTTGGGTCTCCTGTCGGGAAATTAAACTATTAAGCTTTTTGCCACTGCTGCTCCTGATGTGCGTAAATTTTTAATGAGACATAAAGGACGCGCTGCAAATATGCCGGCCTCAGGCCCAGATCCTGCTATCAGACCAGCTGTCATTAAGACGGAGCGAAAGTCATCTTCCGTGCGGTTCGCAGATAAATTCACAAGATAAGTGGACCGGCCGTAAAAGTTTAGTGGACCGAACAAACGTAAACTGCCGCTGATTACCTGGAGGTAATTTGGTTCTTTGTCGCCCTTCTGCCACCAAGGTGTTTAAGCCGCTTTCGAGGGCCTGTCAGCAACAGGCACAGAGGTTATGATGCCTCTGGCTCAACTGTAAGCCATTAACGTTGCTGTGGAAAGTGTGCAGGGATTCAGAGGGGATGGCATAAAAATCAAGACCTTTGGCAAAGTCTATGGCTAACCGCAAATCAAAATGCGCTGTTACTTATTAAATATGGGTAATTTAATTTCGTAATAAAATTGGAATGCATTTTTACGTTTCGTCCCTTTAATCTGTCCCATAAAAACACTTTTCTGATCTTCTATTGTTTATTAAAGCTTGTGGTTTTAATTCGGTCGATGTTATGTACATCCATTGAGTTTATTTTCGTACCATGTTTCTCTAAAGAtctattttattcaaaaacagCAGGCAATGTACAAAAGCATTTAAGATTGATGAGAAATCCGGATCTCTCATATGGCAATTGATCAGCGCCCTTACTAGATACATACGTAAAAAGACTCAATCAACACAGTCTTTATTTTGTTCGGACATCAAAtagcttaaatattttgaccACTCCATCATTGTCTTCATGCTTTATTTAGTATTAGCATATATCTTTCCCGGGGCTGATACCGATTTCTATTTTTTTGCTCATGTAGATTTATAGATTTTCTGCAAACACTTTAAATTCAATCAGCTTTCCATTTGTCTTATAAACTAACTAAATCTTACTTTCGGACTGTAAAAAATGAATACATTATAATCTCATACAAGTACACAATTTCTTGCTAAGATATCACCTGCCTTGGAGATTTAAGCTTTTTCGACTCTTTAAAGCATTGGATGGCGTATACCAGCCGATGGTCTGCAATCACACCATCCACAATAGTTTATTCCCttgaaaatttgtttaatgTTAAAAATGTGTGCTTGGTCCGCCATTCGAAATACCTAAAACAAGAAGATTTTTGGCGCTGGTAATTAATCGTTTTGCCCGTTGACTTTGAGCAATTGATGAAACATTCCTATGCCAAATTGGCATTCGGAAAATCTCTCCTTCCTTTCTGCCAAATCATTTAATTGGCTGCTGTGTAAATTGCTCACGAGCAATCGAGTATCAACaatcaataaatattattcAGTTAGTGCGACCTCTCAGCCATTTCGCATGATTTGTCATTTTCCAGCACCCATACATTCAGCATCCTCGTTGAGCTCATTTTGcatatatttaaattcatttcCCATTACAATTTACTGTGCTTCCGCTTGACCATCAcaaatttatttcattttatttatctttTAACCCGTATAAATTTGTTGTTGGATCTGTGCAAATATGCAAAATGATTGACAGCACAATTAAGATGCCGCAAACGAGTGTTAGTTGAGGTGAGGAGGGGCTAATGACAGGGGCACGTGCCAGAAGCTGCAACCTTATATGGCTGCCACAGCTACAATTTCGTTCTTATTCAGCAGAAAAACAATGAACTTCGCAGAACACGTGGTGCAGTGGGCAAAGgtggtaaaaatattttacaacttGCTTACATTTTAACCCAGTCAGCTAGTCAAGTCGATCGAGCTTCGAACTTCCATCTGCCAAGTTGAATATTCGAGTTACAGGGTCTTAAAGTTAGAGGAAACACATTTTTTTCCTGTTCattattttaagtttattcTTTAAAAAGCATGTAGGGGAAAGGGGGCAGATATAGTTAACGGTCAAGAATAGTTTTTGACCCTAGCGGCTAAACGGCTAACTTAGACACATTAAAACTCTAAGAGACGAcattaaaaatttaagatTTGAACGCCATTAATTGAAGAATTAGGAATTAATTGGACATTGGTCGCTCACGAGATTTTTAATGTAATTTTTTTCTGAAGCGAAATCTTGTGTTAAACGAGTAAtcgtttttcatttttttaaattctctACTTTTTGTGATATTTTAAAACACTCAAAACACTCCTTGTGGGGCATGGATAATTGAAGGTAATATTtgatatatatttgtttaactATATATAGTTTTCATGGTGCTAGTGATGCTGCCAGTCGAGATTTCACTTCTCAACGAGAACTCAATGACCCAATTtgtattaatatattaaaagtTGACGCCGCTTTGCAGATCCGAATATATGACAAAGAGTGTCCTAATTAACAACTTAGTCGACATCGGAGGTATCCTATATAAGAAATTTTATGACGTATGTTAAATATGAAATCAAAACATCGtgtaaaaataaatgcaacaAGTAAAATTTGGcatgaatttaaaaaaaatcttagcCTTCTTTGCTTGTGTCTCAAGCTTAGAACTTAGTGACCCACTTTACGAGCACTACGAGATAATCCAAATCGTTACATTCGTATACATTTTTGTTGACCAAAATGATAAATAGTTCGACTAAACAAATCGACACTCAGCATGTTGAATACTTGTACAGCCAAAATGATTTAATCTGACAGCTGGCCGAATAAAAAAGGTTAGGAAATTAAGTTTTTTGTTGGTCGAATGCATTTGAGTCGCATTAATTACAAAAAGATAGAACGAACGGTTTAGGGAAGAAACCAAAGGTAAGGCTTCGCATTTGAGGtcaaatatttcaaattatCTGTCACTCCATAAAGGAGCAATAAATATAAACTGAAAAGTCTAAGCGAGCTCtcagaaaatattaaaaaatgggtGCTAGCAACAGCAAGCCGCAGACTGTGCAGATTGCAAATCCGATGCCCTTTGAGATTACTCGGGATGTGGTGCATAGGATCAATCAGGCCACCGCCAAATCACCTAAACAGGGGACTACCATCTGCGAAAAATGCAGTCAAAGGCCCACAGTAGAAGCGCGTTCCGATTCTCCCACTACCATGGAACACAAGCCGAATGAAGTGCAGGATATGCATCCTGTAAAAGTAGCCAAGTCCTGGAAAAAGCGCTCCCTTGAGGTTGAGGAAACTGAGTTTGGAAAGTCCTTGCAGCGAGTTCAGGACCTCTTTGGGAAGCCCGTAAAATGGGCCAAGGACTGT is from Drosophila suzukii chromosome 3, CBGP_Dsuzu_IsoJpt1.0, whole genome shotgun sequence and encodes:
- the LOC118878013 gene encoding uncharacterized protein isoform X1; protein product: MGASNSKPQTVQIANPMPFEITRDVVHRINQATAKSPKQGTTICEKCSQRPTVEARSDSPTTMEHKPNEVQDMHPVKVAKSWKKRSLEVEETEFGKSLQRVQDLFGKPVKWAKDCEGEIGKFEEELIHCYQRYPNEPLQCSNLARQYHRFVFSRQTDEISKQMSPTGSADSKSPSTTRKTGKNSNPT
- the LOC118878013 gene encoding uncharacterized protein isoform X2 — its product is MGASNSKPQTVQIANPMPFEITRDVVHRINQATAKSPKQGTTICEKCSQRPTVEARSDSPTTMEHKPNEVQDMHPVKVAKSWKKRSLEVEETEFGKSLQRVQDLFGKPVKWAKDCEGEIGKFEEELIHCYQRQTDEISKQMSPTGSADSKSPSTTRKTGKNSNPT